From the genome of Rattus rattus isolate New Zealand chromosome 6, Rrattus_CSIRO_v1, whole genome shotgun sequence:
TGAGGGTGTTGTCACTTTCCAAGACTCAGGCAACTGGGAGTGTTAAGACACTGTGTTCAAGAACCAGCACCAAGTTCTAAGCAGGACACTGTGGCTAAACATAGCTAATTGAAATTATGCACCTGTAAGATGTACTGGTCTAAAATAGTAACGTCCTATCCCATAATACTTTTTCTCTCATCTGAAATATTCAACAGGAAGTGGTACTAGAATAAGCCAGGGCCTTCTGCAAGGCAGGCCCTGAATTCAAAGGTCCAGTCGTAAGACCTGCAAAAGCCTGCAGTGCTTCAGATGAGCCCAGAGGACAGAGGCTCTGCTGGGTGCGTCTTTTCAAACATTCAGTCTTATTCCTGGGTAGTGGGTAATAGTTTCAGTGTGGTTTTCATCTCAGCATTTCAAGCATTAGGCTCCACTTGACTCTGTCAGGTAATCGCACATTCCCGTTTTGGTAACCACGGGCATCCATTTTCACTACTCCATGGGAAACTTTTCAAAGCATTTCCagtatcttaaaaaagaaatacatgtttttgttgttttcagagCTGTGTTCAGGCTGTCTTCCCCTTTTTAATCTCAATCCTAACTGGATTTTGTCCATCACTTCAGTGGGAAGTTTGACTGTTGGTAGAATCCTGGCATAGATCTTCTATGGCTTCCTAATTCCTTTCTGGTGACCCGATCATATTCCCTAAACATAAAGAGGAAGCCATCACCTAGGTGTGGAGTTGCCAAGAGATCAGAGGGTTAAAAATGGGACTGAGGGTTCATATCCTGGCTGTTTGACCTCCATGATACGCTTCCTGACTTAATCAAAGACCCACACACGGCGAGGAGACATGTGCGGTCTCCTGCTTTGGAAGATGTCAACATCTTGTGAACCGTATTAGAGAGAATAAGTTGTGTTTAGGCCTCACAGCAAAGCCCCAAACAGCAGATCTGAAGGCTCAGCAGAATGTTCTGGGGCACCTGCTCATGTTGAACTGCCAGCATGGCTGCCAGTCAAATCTGGGACATGGACTAGACATTTACATCTCCAATTAGCACACCCTGTGAGGCAGGCAGACTTTAGCTTTGAGAACGCATGAAGCAGCGATCCGGCACTTACATACCAGGCACAGGGAACAATACACTATAACATCCACCCACGGGTAGCAGCgaaatgaacatatatacatcTCACCCATGAAAGCAGCCACTGCTGACCCGACTCCCACCTcaagttctttaaaataaaaaaggcaacaATTCTGGATCCAGGTAGATTTTTTAAGGTaagcaattattttatttccctggCCTGACAGCAATTGACTTCAAAGTCCCAGAACCTGATGCCGACAAAGCGAACATACAGATAGCTCCCAACAGGGAGGACGCTCTTCATTTGTAGAGATGAATTGAAATGTCATGTGTGAATGCgattcctgcccctcccccccaacagagtccctaaatgaaatgaatgagtAAAGCCCCCATGAAACTCTGGCGCCCCTCGTTCCATCTTCTCTGGATAGCAGATGCCGCGGAGGGAGACAGCTGGCCATCGCTTTGCATTCCAGTGCGTGTGAGACCTAAGAGACTGCAGCAGGGGGAGGACGAGCGGCAGGTGTGTGACCTAGCTTACCTTGTAACCCCGACCCTCCATACACAGACACGCTGTCCCTGTCCATGAGAAAGGTGAAGGAAATGCTAGAGGACTGATCCTGAGGCTCCTGAAAGTCCAAGGTTCTTGTGGGAAGAAGAGCGGGACATGTTCAACCCTGAACTCCACTTTAACGCCATCCAAACTGCTGGCAATCATAACCACATTCCGAACAGCCCTATTTTCCAAGAGGACTCCATCTAAATGTCCGTGCGAATGTCTACTGCCACAACTGGGGCGGTGCTATGACACCTGGGCGGAGGAAAAGGACTAGGAGAGGAAGGAATTGGGGCAGAGGTCAAAGGTCGAAATGCTTCAGTAACAGTGGGTATCTTTTGGTCCCTTAGGTATGGTTCCCTACAGCATTCTTTCCCCCTTTGCCTGGTGGCTTGTACAAATGCCACAAAGTCAAACCTCTGCCCAAAGTGACGAGAGTTGCTGCTGAACTGTCTTCTTCTCTATCGGTCACCTGCCCCCTCCCAAACCTCTGATGAAACTACACGAAAGAAAGCTCACAGCAAGGCTGTGGATCGTGTCGTCCCCATCCCGCTCTCACAGCCAATCCAACACAAGTTCTTCCtgggctggggaagcagagaaaaaGTAACAATTGAGCTCGTGAATAAAAGACGACAGCGTGTGCGGTGTGATGTTTCCTGATGTCTTCACCTTGCGTCTCCTCCATGGTTGGGAGCCCTCCCTCTGGTTCCCCAAGTCCCACACGcacccctcccctacccccaagTCCAGGTGCTCCCATCTGCTGGGCTTCTGCCTCATTTCCCATAGACACTTTCATCACTGTAGGCCACATACAGAAAATAGTCTTCCTCGTGGTTGTCCTAAAAGAGGAGACAAGAAGACAATTCAGAGAGTTTTAAACAGTCATGTTTATAATGATTGTGAGCCTGAAACGACCTTGTAAAGGAGGCATGGAGGTCAGCATTATTTCCCATTTAAAGTATAGAACAGGACTTTAGGGTGCAgcccagtggtaaagcacttgcctcaaATCtgtggggccctgggttcaagtttTAGCActagggaaaagggaaaacaaacaacaacaaaaggaacaaagaatAAGAGGTTATCAACTACACATTGAGTTCTGACTTCACAAACTCAAGTGTTCATAGAGAACATATCTTACCAATAGCGAAAAAATAACCAGAGTAAGCCTcgctcttagaaaaaaaatcattctacaGTCAGCTTTAGTCACAGGCATTTCCTTTTTTCAGCGGTCAGCAGTGACTACAGAGCCTAATAATTGGTCAAAGTACGGACAATACAGGATTACTTAATGCCTGGCCACACATCACACCACGGTTCATCTAAATTACCCCGTCCAACACTCAGGGAAGAAGAATGAATGCAAGACTCCAAGGAAGGGTGAGGAGAGGTGTGGAATGCTGGCTCCTAGGCATGAGATGGCTGTTGTAATCCTGAACTCACAAGCAGCTTTGACTGATTTATACTGCTTCTCCACAAAATTGGGCCTATCAGCAACATTCCATCATGATTGGGAGCGGGTTCTGAGgcccccccccccttcctgaGGATCTATGATTGATGGTTGATGGGAACAAGGACTCATCTTCTACAGTAGTATAGACACTGGAAAGGTGTCCATGCTTCTGTAAACAAACTGCTCTCCTGTAAATAACACTAATGACATTCACTGAGTTAATGAAgactgagaggagaaagagacagggtgAGGGTTGGGGGTAAATGTGATTGAAATATGTACAAGTTTGAGAACATAATAAGTAATAAAACTAATTTATATAATGAATGTATGCTAATAAAGACACtgcaaaaaataccaaaaaacaaaaacaacaacaacaacaacaacaaaacccagctgGGATGCAATcatgtacacctgtaatcccagcatgtgagAGTCTGAGGTAGGAACActaaagtttgaagccagccggGGCTACCTGgcaaattccaagccagccagagcttcctGTCAAGACCCCATTTCAGAGAcccaaagtgaaacaaaacaaaaaataaatcttcaaaaacaaacaaggatgGATAAATGAATTAAATGTCAAAACACAAGTATAGCACACCATGTGAGCTGTAGAGCCCTGGTAAGCCGCCTGGTACTaccagtaaaattcttgcaagttTTTGGCACGTTTTTAAAGCTTTCACAAACAAAATATTGGGAAATAATtcttactttgaaaaaaattcttaaggGGGGGAGAGAATGGAGGGATGGGTCAATCAGTAAAAGGCTTGCCTTGCGAgcccaggggacctgagttcaattcccaaaacccaGATAAAAAGGGCATGCATGATACTGtgtgcttgtaactccagcactggggaggtaagAAAGATTCCTGGGGCACAGTGGCCTGTCAGGTCAGCCCAGTGGTTTGCTctaagccaatgagagaccttgtctcaacagaGGCATGCGGTGTTCTTGATGAAATACCCTGAAATTGTCCTCTGAGGTCCACCTgcctgcacatatacatatacacttgcaagcaacacacacacacacacacacacacacacacacacacacacacacacaaagaactccTCACACTAGCAAGGAAAGCATAGATACCACAATACACCTACTGACACACATACTCATGGGGAATATATGCTATGGAATAAGGGCTAGACCAGGGGTTACTAGATATGCATCTGACTAACTACCGAGGCACAATGGGAAGCCAGTTTCTTATGTGACATCTATGTGACATCGTTCAAGGGGTAGTATAGTTGCCATCTTAGATCACATTATTTGTATATGAAGTCCTTACTACAGCTTTTCTAAAATCAGACTCTATCTTAACCTTACATTTTGATGCATTCCCTGTACTCAGATAACAGCAACTCCTGGAGGTCTTTGGTTTGTTCTAGAAAGAGAGCTTCCAGATGTGACTATCATTGGCCAAATCTTGACAGTTTATGTGGGAACTAACTGTAAAGACAGGGCTCCAGGTTCACGTGGAAAAGGAGCCAAACGTTGctggtgtttcttttctccatctattgcTAGATGTGGACGGCTGACAGGCAGGGGACGGAGTGCACTGTTCACTGACAAATTATGCTTCCAGAGAAAGCAACAGAATGACGGGTACCAGTGATGATTTGCTATCAAGAACCACTGGAGCCGGCAATAAAGTATTACAGTCAGGCAAGACTAGAGAGATTTCAAAAGATTAAATCGAGTAGGTGCTCAGTCACTAAAGGACAAGGGGTATCTAATCTCCTAGCTTCACACTGCTGCGTGTAAGAGGATACCCATAAATAACACCTCCTGCCCTACTTCCCAGGCGTTTAACAAACCCTGGAACCAGAGCTAGGGGACACCAGGCTGCTGGGTATTGTGACCAAGACCATTACCTCATACAGCTGTCCCATGGTAGCACTGGTGGGAGGGATAGTGTTGTTGACAAAGAAGAATAAGGCGTCCTCAGGTCTCAGGTGGATCCTCTTCCGGATTAAGAAGTAGAACTGGCCAACtacaggaaggaaacagagagcagggcaagaaatgaaaaaggattAGTAGGAGAAAtctcagaaaacaagacaaaaatccaTTGTGTAAGTACAAGCTTTTCAGACCCAAATACTGTCTAAGAGCCTTAGTGGCAAAATATAAATGGAGGCCTGTACAATGCCTGACCTACCGCAGTGGGactgcctcctttccttcctccttatcCACCTTCAGACTCAACATTATTAGCAAATTCTTCCAGCCTAATGTCTACTGTGGGGGAATATGAGGTAGATCCAAGCATTCCCTTCAAAATGGACCCCTGATTCCTTTCCAACACATTTGCACTTTGAGAGctaacaacagaaagagaaccaCTGGACTCCGGCCCTCCCAGAACCATGGGGGCAAGTGTCAGGGCAGTGAGCCCATGCAACTTCTCTCTGCAAACAATGACATTTCTGGGAGGCTGACAAATGCATGAGCGCTGTGTCTAAAAGAATCTTTCTGGGGCATCCTGTAAGCACCTGGTACTTCTTTAAGAACAAGGTAAAGTCTAAATGTGtataattcaaaacaaaaggTAGGCTAGCATTTGCCGTTTTCATCCCTCaaacagaaacacatttaaaGATAAAGCATTTAGATATAAATCTCTGAAATGTGATCGTCCCAAGACACGGCTGGTGCTGGTACAAATCGATCGACCTCAGGGTACCAGGAACTGCTGCTTTCCTGGGTCTCCATGACTAAGGCACTTGAGTATGGCATTGGGAAATACCAAACAGAACTGGAAACAGGAGGACAGAGTGTGTCTATCCACACTGGCCAGGTCTCGGAAGAGAGCCATACATAGTCACAACCTACACAAGCTGACAACCTATGCATAGTCACCAACTTAGACCTAAAGATCAAGAATGCTTTCCTGAAATGAAgggtcagaagagggaaaggcCATTACCAGTGAGGTCGGAGGGCACGAGGTACTTCCTCTTATCCAGATCTGGGACCCTGGCTTTAGGAGCCTTCTCCACGATGACCTAAAAGAACAGGAGGGTGGGGGTGAAACCTGGAGACCCTAGTATTATCTTTTTCCTTCCACACCTGAAATTTACCCACACGGTTTAGATTCAATGTCATTTTTAGTTCCCACTTCAAATACTCCTTAAGCTTAAGTAATTACAAATTACCTATAAAGGACTGTAAAAGATATTTAccctataatattttattaagagaATTGAAAAGATGTTCTGTGTTTCTAAGATGTGTCTGATGGTCTATTAGTTTGATTCTTCCTCTAAAATACCATTATGGACCCAGGAGATGAAGCCGTCATAAACGCTCTCTCTATCAAAGTGTGAAGACTGAGTTCTGATCCCTAAAATCCGAGTGAGTGCCCAGTGGATATGCAGTCCCcatgctgggaaggcagaaactGGGGATCCCTGGGCAAGCTGTCTGTCTGGACTAATTGAAGTGGCCAGCTCTGGGTTCATACTGAGTAAGGTGAAGAGTAAGCAAGAATAATAGTACAAGGTAtcaacatctggcctccacacacatgcacacaatcatacacatgctcactcacacatgtgaacacacacagaggaggcgATGCCATTTGTTATAGACACAACATTATAGTTTAGAACGCCACTGCCTTCCAAAGGCT
Proteins encoded in this window:
- the Gabarapl1 gene encoding gamma-aminobutyric acid receptor-associated protein-like 1, coding for MKFQYKEDHPFEYRKKEGEKIRKKYPDRVPVIVEKAPKARVPDLDKRKYLVPSDLTVGQFYFLIRKRIHLRPEDALFFFVNNTIPPTSATMGQLYEDNHEEDYFLYVAYSDESVYGK